The Deltaproteobacteria bacterium genomic sequence GTTTCATCTCGTCGATGGATTCAGCCCAAACTTTGGCTGCAATGCGCTCGTAACCCCAGTTTTTACACATACGGGCATGAAGAAAGTACTGATTGATAGCCGTGAGCTCCCCAGTCAGGATCTCGTTCAGGGCATCAATGACTTTGGAATCGCCTTTCATATTTTCACCTCTTAGTGATAGGTCCCGGTCCTAAGTTATAGGTCCTGGTGGAGTGTATCGAATACCGCCCTTAAGAGCCAAGGTCGATCGTCTGGTTGTTCGCTTGCTCTGGCCAAGCGACAGGTCGTTGAGCGGCAATAAAGTCTGATACATAGGCAGCGGCAGGGTGATATACTAGGTCGGCAAAAGTGCCCTGCTGGATGACCTTGCCATCGCTCATCATCACAATGTGGTCGCCAAGATAGACTGCCTCAGCCAGGTCGTGAGTGACGATCACTACTGTCTTTTTGAGGTTGGTGAAGGCCTCTTTTAAGTCGGCCTGTAAGTCCGCACGGATCATGGGATCCAGGGCTCCCATGGGCTCGTCGAGCAGGATGATTGGGGCGTCGAGCACCAAAGCGCGGATTAGGCTGACTCGCTGTCTTTGACCACCCGAGAGTTCGGAAGGGTAACGGGCTAGGAGGGTTGCAGCCAATTTTGTGATTTCCAGTAGGTGCGGTAGTCGAGCCTCGGCAGCTGTCTCTTCTTTGAAGTAGCGTGCTGCCAGCATGATATTCTGCCGCACCGTTAAATGAGGGAACAGCCCACCGTCCTGGGTCACGTAGCCAATCTTGCGGCGGATAGAGTTGATTGAGTCGGGACTAAGGGGGTCGTCACCAATTTTAATTTGTCCACGGCTGGGCCATATAAGTCCCATGAAGAGGCGCAGAAGTGTCGACTTTCCGCTGCCGCTTTGGCCGAGAAGCACGGTCGTCTTGCCACTCGGAAAGCTGAGGTTGACCGGACCTAGCACAACGTTACCGTTGTAGGCCTTCTCGACATCGGTAGCTACAATCATCTCACCACCTTGAGCAAAGTCATTTGCTAGACCCGGGAACTTTAGCGTTATCTTGCCACGGTTTCTTGGTTTTCACCGTAGAGTACTTGAGGCCAACTAGCGCTCGTTGCTCCACCACAGCCCACTATGGTCTCGCAGTGGCCTCTTTCATTATCTGCGTACCAAGCCGCGCAGTGACCACAGTCATACCCATACCCGTCTGTATAGTCCGTACAGCCAGGTGCAACCTGACACGAGCGTGTCCCTGGATCGAAGTACTTACAAGTACCGCAGACGATGTACCCGTCCATCCCGAACGAAGTGGTGGCAAAACCGAAGGTTATCAGGACTGACTTCAATAGTGACTTAAAATTGACAAATCTCACAGCAATTAACTCCCGTTCAAATGTTCGTATCGAAAGTATTGAGGCGCCGTTAGGTTATACGGGCCCACACCGCCTTTAAATATCTGCCCTCGCCGACATGCGCAAGAAAAGGGTGGTCTGGCGCTGCGCCGCTCAAGCGAAATATCTGTGCCTCACGCCGCTCATCGCGTGCTGCCTGTTTAATGGTTCCAAGGAACTCGTCTTCACTTATCAAGCCACTGCAAGAACATGTGAGCAGTATGCCCCCAGGCTTGACTAGTGGCAGTGCGAGGCGATTAAGGCGCCAATATTCATTCAAGGCACCGTCAATCTTGTCAGCGGAGCGAGTTTGTTTTGCTGGATCCAAGACGACAACGTCGTAACGGTCGCCACGCAGAGCTGCCTGCTTCATGTAGTCGCTGGCATCGGCGGCAATAAAGTTGATGTCGACACCATTTAGGCTTGCATTAGCGCGTGCTGTAGTGAGCGCCTCAGCATCGTCTAAGTCGATGCCAGTCACGCTTTTGGCATGGCCGATCACTTTTGCATAAAGGCCAAATCCGCCTGTGTGGCAACAAACGTCGAGTATGTCTTTGCCTGCGCTGAGACTTGCCAGGTGTAGCCTATTCTCTCGCTGATCAGCGAAAAATCCGGTCTTATGCTTAGAGCCGACTGCCACGTGAAAACGCACACCTTGCTCTTCAATGACCACCGGATCTGGAGCGGGTATTTCCCAACAATCGAAGGACTCCTGCTTTTGGATGCGCTTCTCGGCAAACCAGTAAACGCGGGCCTCTGGGAAGTGGCTAAGTAGAATCGACTTGATCTGCTCCCGTTGGCGAAACATACCCGCCGACGTGAATTGAATTGCCAGAATTCCGCCTAACAAATCCACTATGAGTCCACTAAGCCCGTCGCCCTCTGAATGAATGAGGCGCATACCGGTGGTTTTTTGAAAAAGCCCGAGATGACGACGCCATTCAATGGCTCTCTCAATACGAGAGGCGAAAAAAGCAGCGTCGACCTGCTCGCCTTGGTCAGTAGTTAGTAAACGCACTCCAATGCGCGAGTGGCCGTTGTAAAAACCCCGACCAACAAAACTACCGTCGACCCCTAAAACCTCAACTACAGTGCCTGGGGGAATTCGCTCCGCAGGTTTCGCAACAGCTCGAGCAAAAATCCAGGGATGCTGAATCTTAAACGGCTGCGTCAGTCTAACTGTTGGTATGGGGGTGGGCTCTGTCATGACTCAACCTCGAGGCCTATAAGTTTCGGCAAACTAGTCGTAGCCAAAGTCTTGGGCAAGCCGAAATCCAGAGCTCGCGGGCAACCTGACAGGTCTAGTCGCACGCAACGGAGCGCAATACCTCCCCAATATGGTCGCTCGGAGCCGTACAGTTTATCCCCAACGATTGGGTATCCATGCCGGGCCAAATCAAATCTTAGCTGATGAGGTCGGCCTGTATGCGGCGAAAGCTGCCACAGCAGGGCCGGCCCATCTTCCATAGTTATCAATGCCTTAGGTGTCGCGATGGTCAGTGAGGGCTTGCCGTGAGGACTGATGAAGGCTCGTTTCTTGCCTCGCATCATCACGCAGTCCCACCTGAGGGTAGCCTCTAGATGGATAGATTCTCCGACGGCAGTGATGGCCTCGTAGGTCTTATGCACCATCCGCCCCTCAAACCAATGGTTAGCAGCTTTGTGAGCAGGAGCATCTTTGGCAAAAAGCAGCAGCCCAGTCACCTCTTGGTCAAGCCTGTGCACTGGCCAAAGCCGTGCCTTTAACTGGGCTTCGAGTGCTCGTCCGACGCAATGCCTCTCATCCGCATCACCAAGTCGCGACGGCACACTGAGCCACCCAGGTGGCTTATCAACTGCAACGAAGTGCTCATTTTCAAACGTTATACTAAGTGTAAGGGCTGTCACGCGGCTTTGCTCAAAGCGTGCCAAACATACGGTCCCCAGCATCACCTAGGCCGGGGACAATATATGCCTTGTCGTTTAAACCCTGATCTATGGCAGCCGTGTAGATCGGAACATCGGGGTGATGCTCTTGTACGAAGGCGACGCCCTCTGGAGCCGCAAGTAAACACACATATTTGATTGATTTAGGCTTTTGCTCTTTAACTCTATCTATAGCAGCAACCGCTGAGTGACCAGTGGCAAGCATCGGGTCAACGATGATCACGTCGCGCTCGGGCATATTGGGCGGCATCTTAAAATAATATTCTACAGCCACCTGAGTCTTTGGCTCTCGATACAACCCAATGTGACCTATATGTGCCGACGGGATCAGCTTCAGCATGCCGTCGAGAATACCGTTACCGGCTCTGAGTATCGACACTAGCACTATCTCTTGCCCTTTAAGAATCGGCGCCTTCATCTTCATAATCGGTGTTTCTATATCCGCTAAGGTCATCGGCATGTCGCGAGTAACCTCGTAGGCGAGTAGCATGGCAATCTCACCGGCTAGTCGTCTAAACTTACTGGTGCTGGTTTCCTTTTTGCGCATAATAGTCAACTTGTGCTGCACAAGGGGGTGCTTAATGACAAAGACATTACCGTCCGCAGCAGATGATTGCGTCATAGAATCAGTCAGCTCCCAGATTTGTTCAGACTAAAACAAGCTAAGACAGCCTAGAACACTGTGCCGTCGCTTGCTAGTCGGATTGGCGGTTCAGCGTCGGCTCGCAAACTACCGGCGAGTTTACGACCGGCACTCCATGTACCACCTTGCATGATTTTCGCAAGCGGTAAGTCGATAGCAGACTTGCCTAATTTTCCCCTTATCACATTGGCTAACTCATCGAGGAGTGAGATTGTCAGAGCGCGCCATTCAATAATAACTTCAGAATCAGCTTTGTGGGTCTTGCTGGTGAGTTCGCTGTCTTTGGCAACGATGACCCCGGTATCCATCAACAAGCCCCCGTTACGGTACTCGGCAAGGCCAGTGAGCTCGTCTAGTCCACCGATTTCAAGGCCTGCGTCTTCAAGAGGCTCGACCAATGAATAGGTGAGCCACTGAGAGAGTTTGTGGAAGGGTACCAACCCGTGTCCGTGATCCGTGTTCGGCAAGGCCGCATGATGCCAAACATCACCAAGCATCACTCCACCAAGCGAGGCACGTCCCGGCCAGATGTTGCCGAGTCCTTCAAGTACAACGGATAAAACTTTGCGTGCAGGTAGCTTATTGTTACCGGCATGGCCGACAAGGTAATCGTAGGCGTTGCCTAGGCGTGGCTCGATGTCTCCAAAGTATTTTTTGTTTACAGACACCGAATGCTCGAGCTTATGTAACAAGTGTAAACGCCCATCAAGTCCAAGTAGACGATTCTGCGGAGTGACTTGAAAGTATTTTTCCAAGTCCCGTTTTGTAATACTACGTAGCGCCGGATTGTCCACCATCAGTGGATTCTCCGGATCACTCGCAAATCCACCGTCTATGAACATATCAAAGCTAGCCAGTGCTAAGCCCTCTGACCGGCCTACAGATTTACCGGTCAAAGGGTCTTTGTAGCGCCATGTTGGACCAGCACCAGCATCGAGGAGCACACTGACAATCGCAAGTTCAATCCGGCTTTTTGCCGCACTATCCGGATCCATGGCGCTTAACTTTTCGTTTAACATCTTCAGTCGCTCGTCACCGAAGTGCCGCCATCGACTGTGATAGGGGACATCTAGATCTGGATAGTTTGATCTAAACTCCTGGATCACAAGCTCGGCGGCCTTATCTAACTTGGCCTGCTCAAGCTTGAAGTGTGGAGATTCCCCACTCGCAACGCGCTCAGTGATTCTTGCACACTGTTCGCGGATGCCTTTGGGGGACCTGAGATAAGTTACGCTTTCTTTGCTCTCGTTTTTTAATTCTGTTGTATGCGACATGACTCACTCGTCGAGACCGCGGCCCTTTTTCACTTTCAGGGAGTCGGCCTCAGGCACCTGGCCTGGGGTATAGTATCCGGCTGCCACCTTGGCATCCATCTCCACCTTTGCATCGGCAGGAATTAGCTCTTTTGGAATCTCGACCCGCTCTTTGATGGTCACACCTGCCCTAACGATCGCCTCGTACTTCATATTGCTCATTGACACAAACTTATC encodes the following:
- a CDS encoding ATP-binding cassette domain-containing protein, with translation MIVATDVEKAYNGNVVLGPVNLSFPSGKTTVLLGQSGSGKSTLLRLFMGLIWPSRGQIKIGDDPLSPDSINSIRRKIGYVTQDGGLFPHLTVRQNIMLAARYFKEETAAEARLPHLLEITKLAATLLARYPSELSGGQRQRVSLIRALVLDAPIILLDEPMGALDPMIRADLQADLKEAFTNLKKTVVIVTHDLAEAVYLGDHIVMMSDGKVIQQGTFADLVYHPAAAYVSDFIAAQRPVAWPEQANNQTIDLGS
- a CDS encoding class I SAM-dependent rRNA methyltransferase — encoded protein: MTEPTPIPTVRLTQPFKIQHPWIFARAVAKPAERIPPGTVVEVLGVDGSFVGRGFYNGHSRIGVRLLTTDQGEQVDAAFFASRIERAIEWRRHLGLFQKTTGMRLIHSEGDGLSGLIVDLLGGILAIQFTSAGMFRQREQIKSILLSHFPEARVYWFAEKRIQKQESFDCWEIPAPDPVVIEEQGVRFHVAVGSKHKTGFFADQRENRLHLASLSAGKDILDVCCHTGGFGLYAKVIGHAKSVTGIDLDDAEALTTARANASLNGVDINFIAADASDYMKQAALRGDRYDVVVLDPAKQTRSADKIDGALNEYWRLNRLALPLVKPGGILLTCSCSGLISEDEFLGTIKQAARDERREAQIFRLSGAAPDHPFLAHVGEGRYLKAVWARIT
- a CDS encoding RluA family pseudouridine synthase — translated: MLGTVCLARFEQSRVTALTLSITFENEHFVAVDKPPGWLSVPSRLGDADERHCVGRALEAQLKARLWPVHRLDQEVTGLLLFAKDAPAHKAANHWFEGRMVHKTYEAITAVGESIHLEATLRWDCVMMRGKKRAFISPHGKPSLTIATPKALITMEDGPALLWQLSPHTGRPHQLRFDLARHGYPIVGDKLYGSERPYWGGIALRCVRLDLSGCPRALDFGLPKTLATTSLPKLIGLEVES
- a CDS encoding uracil phosphoribosyltransferase translates to MTQSSAADGNVFVIKHPLVQHKLTIMRKKETSTSKFRRLAGEIAMLLAYEVTRDMPMTLADIETPIMKMKAPILKGQEIVLVSILRAGNGILDGMLKLIPSAHIGHIGLYREPKTQVAVEYYFKMPPNMPERDVIIVDPMLATGHSAVAAIDRVKEQKPKSIKYVCLLAAPEGVAFVQEHHPDVPIYTAAIDQGLNDKAYIVPGLGDAGDRMFGTL
- a CDS encoding DUF1688 family protein, whose amino-acid sequence is MSHTTELKNESKESVTYLRSPKGIREQCARITERVASGESPHFKLEQAKLDKAAELVIQEFRSNYPDLDVPYHSRWRHFGDERLKMLNEKLSAMDPDSAAKSRIELAIVSVLLDAGAGPTWRYKDPLTGKSVGRSEGLALASFDMFIDGGFASDPENPLMVDNPALRSITKRDLEKYFQVTPQNRLLGLDGRLHLLHKLEHSVSVNKKYFGDIEPRLGNAYDYLVGHAGNNKLPARKVLSVVLEGLGNIWPGRASLGGVMLGDVWHHAALPNTDHGHGLVPFHKLSQWLTYSLVEPLEDAGLEIGGLDELTGLAEYRNGGLLMDTGVIVAKDSELTSKTHKADSEVIIEWRALTISLLDELANVIRGKLGKSAIDLPLAKIMQGGTWSAGRKLAGSLRADAEPPIRLASDGTVF